From a single Prosthecobacter algae genomic region:
- a CDS encoding FAD:protein FMN transferase: MATTFEVIIAQGDVDAVYAAQAAQAVFAEIDRLEDELSRFRPGSDVARLNQLRAGECVSVSLAAWDCLSLAKTVHEETDGAFDITIGPLMHLWRNAEGNLVEPEAERLALARDSVGSQLFELCEEGFLVRVLADHMIFDLGAVGKGYALDQAVQVLQDWSITRAFLNAGDSTLLALESPEGEETWAVTLADESQERKLKDRALSGSGFMVKGAHIMNPRTLTPVPIQGKRSYALAPTAALSDALSTAFMVMSPDEIRTLCERCPEVEWLEI; encoded by the coding sequence ATGGCCACCACTTTTGAGGTCATCATTGCCCAAGGGGATGTGGATGCGGTCTATGCAGCCCAGGCAGCCCAGGCAGTCTTTGCGGAAATCGACCGTCTTGAGGATGAGCTGAGCCGCTTCCGCCCAGGGAGTGATGTGGCGCGGCTGAACCAGTTGCGCGCTGGGGAATGCGTGTCCGTTTCCCTGGCGGCATGGGACTGCCTCAGCCTGGCCAAAACCGTGCATGAGGAAACCGACGGAGCCTTTGACATCACCATCGGTCCGCTGATGCATCTCTGGCGCAATGCCGAGGGTAATCTGGTGGAGCCGGAGGCAGAGCGCTTGGCACTCGCCCGCGACAGCGTCGGCAGCCAGTTGTTTGAACTTTGTGAAGAGGGATTCCTCGTTCGGGTGCTGGCAGACCACATGATTTTCGACCTGGGAGCCGTGGGCAAAGGCTATGCGCTGGACCAGGCCGTGCAGGTACTGCAGGACTGGAGCATCACCCGTGCTTTTTTGAATGCGGGAGACAGCACGCTGCTGGCCCTGGAAAGCCCCGAAGGCGAAGAAACCTGGGCGGTCACACTGGCGGATGAATCCCAGGAGAGGAAGCTGAAGGACCGCGCCCTCAGCGGCAGCGGCTTCATGGTCAAAGGGGCCCACATCATGAATCCGCGCACGCTGACGCCCGTGCCCATCCAGGGGAAACGCAGCTATGCCCTGGCCCCCACCGCGGCGCTTTCGGACGCCCTTTCCACCGCCTTCATGGTGATGAGCCCTGACGAGATCAGGACACTGTGCGAACGCTGTCCCGAAGTCGAGTGGCTGGAGATTTGA
- a CDS encoding flippase activity-associated protein Agl23 encodes MAPRKEVTLSLLSFILLVALAFGLAYFYRAYSLGFRPMHTDEAILGIKLGEFWNSGHFQYDPKDFHGPALHQVSILWGKLAGWASPDTWTEANLRMVAALCGLGVLMTVLLFADALGRYGTVVAMLLTAVSPMMVYYSRYFIMEMLLVLLVSLTLGCFWRYSQGGSRLWLILGGCALGFQHATKETFVLNVGAALVGWFVARALVGEFTPRKGNSMSLGPSRTKNRPARPWLWVVLPAILVSVAAFSNGFRDWHGVADSFTTYISYLERSGGSGHEKPWHYYLMLLVWHKDTLVWSEALIVGLAVIGMGYSVVGEFKNTGKQAFLVFLSVYSLVLLGGYSVLSYKTPWSILSVQHSLTLLAGVGAMAIWTAVPGRVIRMLFNLALAAGLYHLCDQSIRLTGTHQNPQFEYSADPRNPYAYSHTQKSLLKMMGEVKTYVATRKGETKIQVITRDAGWPLPWYWRTWKNVGYQDKVPAALDADVIVADTEFYDEVKSKIQAGEYSEHYPYGLRPGIILTVFLRKAAPEPVKVPEIPPAAPSPAAPAPSMSPPEGTISLPPSFSPTLPAFPGSLNLRP; translated from the coding sequence ATGGCCCCACGCAAAGAAGTCACCTTATCGTTGCTCAGCTTCATCCTCCTCGTGGCGCTAGCCTTCGGCTTGGCCTACTTTTATCGTGCCTACAGCCTGGGCTTTCGCCCCATGCACACCGATGAGGCGATCCTGGGTATCAAGCTGGGGGAATTCTGGAACAGCGGCCATTTTCAGTATGACCCGAAGGACTTTCATGGTCCGGCACTCCATCAGGTGAGCATTCTCTGGGGCAAATTGGCGGGCTGGGCTTCCCCGGACACCTGGACGGAGGCCAATCTGCGAATGGTGGCGGCCCTCTGCGGACTCGGTGTCCTGATGACGGTGCTGCTGTTTGCCGATGCCCTGGGGCGCTATGGCACGGTGGTGGCCATGCTGCTGACGGCGGTTTCCCCCATGATGGTTTATTACAGCCGCTACTTCATCATGGAGATGCTGCTGGTGCTGCTGGTTTCGCTGACCTTGGGCTGCTTCTGGCGTTACTCCCAGGGGGGAAGCCGGCTATGGCTGATTCTCGGGGGCTGTGCGCTAGGCTTTCAGCATGCGACGAAGGAAACCTTTGTCCTCAATGTCGGAGCAGCCCTGGTGGGTTGGTTTGTGGCCCGCGCCCTGGTGGGTGAGTTCACCCCTCGCAAAGGCAACAGCATGAGCCTGGGGCCATCCCGTACCAAAAACAGACCCGCACGTCCCTGGCTGTGGGTGGTGCTGCCTGCCATTTTGGTTTCTGTGGCCGCCTTTTCCAATGGCTTCCGTGACTGGCATGGCGTCGCCGACAGCTTCACCACCTACATCAGCTACCTGGAGCGCAGCGGGGGCAGCGGCCATGAAAAGCCCTGGCATTATTACCTGATGCTGCTGGTCTGGCACAAAGATACCCTGGTCTGGTCGGAGGCGCTCATCGTGGGCCTGGCCGTCATCGGCATGGGATATTCGGTGGTCGGTGAGTTTAAAAACACCGGAAAACAGGCCTTTCTGGTCTTCCTCTCCGTTTACAGCCTGGTGCTGCTGGGCGGCTATTCCGTGCTCAGCTACAAGACTCCATGGTCCATCCTCAGCGTCCAGCATTCGCTCACCCTGCTCGCAGGTGTCGGTGCCATGGCGATTTGGACAGCGGTGCCAGGCCGGGTGATACGGATGCTCTTCAACCTCGCTCTCGCAGCGGGCCTGTATCACCTGTGCGACCAGTCCATCCGGCTGACAGGCACGCATCAGAACCCGCAGTTTGAATATTCGGCGGATCCCCGCAATCCCTATGCCTACTCGCACACGCAGAAGAGCCTGCTGAAAATGATGGGCGAGGTGAAAACCTATGTGGCTACCCGCAAAGGCGAGACCAAAATCCAGGTCATCACCCGGGATGCAGGCTGGCCCCTGCCCTGGTACTGGCGCACTTGGAAAAATGTGGGCTATCAGGACAAGGTGCCTGCGGCTTTGGATGCCGATGTGATCGTGGCCGACACTGAGTTTTACGATGAGGTGAAGTCCAAGATCCAAGCCGGTGAATACAGCGAACACTACCCCTACGGCCTGCGCCCCGGCATCATCCTGACCGTCTTCCTGCGCAAAGCAGCCCCGGAGCCGGTGAAAGTGCCAGAGATACCTCCTGCTGCCCCATCGCCGGCAGCCCCAGCCCCTTCCATGAGCCCCCCAGAGGGCACCATCTCCCTGCCGCCCTCCTTTTCTCCCACCCTGCCTGCATTCCCCGGCAGTCTCAACCTGCGACCATGA
- a CDS encoding polysaccharide biosynthesis/export family protein, which translates to MSVFRTCAFLLFTSASFSLAQDPGFRELDERRAATPTPAPTGDVARSAAVLNSMDVLDDTQIIESGDLISMRVVEDRREPQQMRVGATGEVTAPHIGLVKAAGRTCRQLAFEVKRRLEQNYYNSATVVVSIDLKRQDDPNARVRYGSSEIDFFTVYGQVLRQGKYELPQDEDITISQAILRAGGFAQFANPQKVKLVRKTAQGNKTILVNLDSIMRQGNLDYDVYLRKNDVIIVDEKKVNF; encoded by the coding sequence ATGTCTGTTTTTCGCACCTGCGCTTTTCTTCTCTTCACTTCCGCCAGCTTTTCTCTGGCGCAGGATCCGGGCTTTCGTGAACTTGACGAGCGCCGTGCTGCTACGCCGACACCAGCCCCGACCGGGGACGTCGCTCGTTCTGCTGCCGTTCTCAATTCGATGGATGTCCTTGATGACACCCAAATCATCGAGTCTGGAGATCTTATCAGCATGCGCGTGGTGGAAGATCGCCGTGAACCTCAGCAAATGCGCGTGGGTGCCACGGGAGAAGTGACGGCTCCGCATATTGGTCTCGTCAAAGCTGCTGGTCGCACCTGCCGCCAGCTTGCTTTTGAAGTGAAGCGCCGTCTCGAGCAGAACTACTACAATTCCGCTACCGTCGTGGTGTCCATTGACCTTAAGCGTCAGGACGATCCAAATGCTCGCGTGCGTTACGGCAGCTCCGAGATCGATTTCTTCACGGTTTATGGCCAAGTGCTCCGCCAGGGCAAGTATGAGCTTCCTCAAGACGAAGACATCACTATCAGCCAGGCCATCCTTCGTGCGGGTGGCTTTGCGCAGTTTGCCAATCCTCAGAAGGTCAAGCTGGTGCGCAAGACCGCCCAAGGCAACAAGACCATTCTAGTGAATCTGGACAGCATCATGCGCCAGGGAAACCTCGACTACGACGTTTACCTCCGCAAAAACGATGTGATCATCGTGGACGAGAAAAAAGTGAACTTTTAA
- a CDS encoding family 16 glycoside hydrolase, which translates to MKLTVLLTLALGAFGLSAVHAQEGFHPLFNGKDLTGWEGNPELWTVEDGCITGKTTGPEQLAYNQFLIWRGGEVKNFELRVQVKVTGNNTGIQYRSKELTEVGKWSIGGYQCDIHPAAPNNAMVYEERGRGIICQNGQSVVIDPQGGKWLVAERDPVAADVAQWNEYTVIAQGNHLIHKLNGKVTIDLVDHEEKALSLAGLLAFQIHRGPAMQVQIKDVMFKELPEGGKLSFAKADIPNDAQRIEKPAAAAKKGPPAKGKGKGAGKDKAAAAPAKARRPDAVGPAIGENKATPVARIKAAKDFKVELLYSVPGGEQGSWVALCNDDKGRIYVSDQYGDLYRFAPPAVGQVLKPEDVQKVPVNIRAINGMVFAFGALYAGVNDYEQKTQSGLYRISDSDADDQLDKVELLRAFDSKSDHGVHAVLPTPDGKALYLITGNNAVLNEGPITGTPASSPVPKVWGDDHLLPRMPDGRGHNRHVLAPGGIIYRVSLDGKQFEIFASGFRNIYDAGLNSDGELFTYDADMEYDFNTPWYRPTRVNHVVSGGEYGWRNGAGKYPEFYADNLPATLNIGPGSPTGTTFGYGAKFPAKYQKAYYIMDWSWGKLYAVHLKEDGSTYSAVKEDFITGSPLPLTDAIVHPKDGAMYFAIGGRRVQSGLYRVTYVGSEDTSPVDMTAKTTPERSLRHQLEAYHGKQDPKAVAAAWPYLNHKDRFIRTAARVVLEHQPVAEWEAKALAESDAGRQLEALLALAHVTGSSVGHRPEGAAINTASRDKMLAAMLKLDWASLSAEQRLTYVRLTQIILHRFGNPDQSTVDAIIAKLDPAFPAESFELNWLLCETLAYLQAPNTAAKGMALIAAADSQEPQMEFARSLRMLKAGWTPELRTAQLEWFLKAANYKGGASFDKFIEFIRNDSLATFTEAEKTQLAALIAKKPERKSAIENVGAMLVGRTPTMWTLEELSAATKTGMKGRDFDNGRKMFGAAACYACHRFGNAGGMNGPDLTGAGGRYSPHDLLDQIINPSKEINEQFAPIVVTKNNGEVFSGVVVNLSGDSVTLNTDLSDPNQRTNVDRKEVKSIEPSKVSPMPPMLLAMLKKEEILDLLAYVLSGGDKANAMFK; encoded by the coding sequence ATGAAACTGACCGTATTATTGACCCTCGCCCTGGGTGCCTTCGGACTCTCTGCAGTCCACGCCCAGGAAGGATTTCATCCTTTGTTCAACGGCAAGGACCTCACTGGCTGGGAGGGCAATCCTGAACTGTGGACCGTCGAAGACGGCTGCATCACTGGCAAGACCACCGGGCCCGAACAGCTCGCCTACAATCAGTTTCTCATCTGGCGTGGTGGCGAAGTGAAAAACTTCGAACTCCGCGTACAGGTGAAGGTCACCGGCAACAACACGGGCATCCAATACCGCAGCAAGGAGCTGACCGAAGTGGGCAAATGGTCCATCGGGGGTTATCAGTGCGACATCCATCCCGCCGCGCCTAACAATGCGATGGTGTATGAGGAGCGCGGGCGCGGCATCATCTGCCAGAATGGCCAGAGCGTGGTGATTGATCCTCAGGGGGGCAAGTGGCTGGTGGCCGAGCGCGATCCCGTGGCCGCCGATGTGGCCCAGTGGAATGAGTACACCGTCATCGCTCAGGGAAACCACCTCATCCACAAGCTCAATGGCAAAGTCACCATTGACCTCGTGGATCATGAGGAAAAGGCGCTGTCCCTGGCTGGTCTGCTGGCTTTCCAGATTCATCGTGGCCCAGCCATGCAGGTTCAAATCAAGGACGTGATGTTCAAAGAGCTGCCTGAGGGCGGCAAGCTTTCCTTTGCGAAGGCAGACATTCCCAATGATGCGCAGAGAATCGAAAAACCTGCGGCAGCGGCCAAGAAAGGTCCTCCCGCCAAAGGCAAAGGCAAAGGTGCTGGCAAGGACAAAGCAGCGGCAGCACCAGCCAAGGCACGTCGGCCCGATGCCGTCGGCCCTGCCATCGGTGAAAACAAGGCGACCCCCGTGGCCCGGATCAAGGCCGCCAAAGACTTCAAGGTGGAGCTTTTGTACTCCGTTCCAGGTGGTGAGCAGGGCTCCTGGGTGGCCCTCTGCAATGACGACAAGGGGCGCATTTACGTGAGTGACCAGTATGGCGATCTTTATCGCTTTGCCCCTCCTGCGGTCGGCCAGGTGCTGAAGCCTGAGGACGTGCAGAAGGTGCCAGTCAACATTCGTGCGATCAACGGCATGGTCTTTGCCTTTGGCGCTCTTTACGCTGGTGTGAACGACTACGAGCAGAAGACCCAGAGCGGTCTCTACCGCATTTCCGACAGCGATGCGGACGACCAACTGGACAAGGTGGAGCTGCTGCGCGCCTTTGATTCCAAGAGCGACCACGGCGTGCATGCCGTGCTGCCCACGCCGGATGGCAAGGCCCTTTATCTCATCACGGGCAACAATGCCGTGCTCAACGAAGGCCCGATCACCGGCACGCCCGCAAGTTCTCCTGTGCCGAAAGTTTGGGGGGACGATCATCTGCTGCCACGCATGCCGGATGGCCGTGGTCACAACCGTCATGTGCTGGCCCCAGGCGGCATCATCTACCGCGTGTCCCTGGACGGTAAGCAGTTTGAGATCTTTGCCTCCGGCTTCCGCAACATCTATGACGCGGGCCTCAACAGCGATGGTGAACTGTTCACCTATGATGCGGACATGGAGTATGATTTTAACACGCCGTGGTACCGCCCGACCCGTGTGAATCACGTCGTCAGCGGTGGTGAGTATGGCTGGCGCAACGGGGCAGGGAAGTATCCTGAGTTCTACGCGGACAATCTGCCGGCCACGCTGAATATTGGCCCAGGTTCCCCCACCGGTACCACTTTTGGTTATGGGGCAAAGTTTCCTGCCAAGTACCAGAAGGCCTATTACATCATGGACTGGAGCTGGGGGAAACTCTATGCCGTGCATCTGAAGGAAGACGGCTCTACCTACAGCGCGGTCAAAGAAGACTTTATCACAGGCTCGCCGCTGCCGCTGACGGATGCCATCGTTCATCCGAAAGATGGCGCCATGTACTTTGCCATCGGTGGTCGCCGTGTGCAGTCGGGTCTTTACCGGGTCACTTACGTGGGCAGTGAGGACACTTCCCCTGTGGACATGACGGCCAAGACCACGCCTGAACGTAGCCTGCGTCATCAGCTTGAGGCCTATCACGGCAAGCAGGACCCCAAAGCGGTGGCAGCAGCCTGGCCGTATTTGAACCACAAGGACCGTTTTATCCGCACCGCTGCACGCGTGGTCCTGGAGCACCAGCCCGTGGCTGAGTGGGAAGCCAAGGCTCTCGCAGAGTCCGATGCTGGTCGCCAATTGGAAGCCTTGCTGGCCCTGGCTCATGTGACGGGCAGCAGTGTGGGGCACCGCCCGGAAGGTGCGGCGATCAACACCGCCAGCCGTGATAAGATGTTGGCGGCTATGCTGAAGCTCGACTGGGCCAGCCTCTCTGCTGAACAGCGTCTCACTTACGTGCGCCTCACCCAGATCATCCTCCATCGTTTTGGCAATCCGGATCAGTCCACCGTGGACGCCATCATTGCCAAACTGGATCCTGCTTTTCCAGCCGAGAGCTTTGAGCTGAACTGGCTCCTGTGCGAAACCCTGGCCTATCTCCAGGCACCGAACACTGCCGCCAAAGGCATGGCCCTCATTGCCGCGGCAGACAGCCAGGAGCCCCAGATGGAATTCGCCCGCAGCCTCCGCATGCTGAAAGCAGGCTGGACGCCGGAGCTGCGCACGGCCCAGCTCGAGTGGTTCCTGAAAGCGGCCAACTACAAGGGAGGCGCGAGCTTTGACAAATTCATCGAGTTCATCCGCAATGACAGCCTCGCCACCTTTACGGAGGCGGAGAAGACCCAGCTCGCTGCCCTCATCGCCAAAAAGCCGGAGCGCAAATCCGCCATCGAAAACGTCGGTGCCATGCTGGTCGGCCGCACGCCCACCATGTGGACCTTGGAGGAACTCAGCGCTGCCACGAAGACTGGCATGAAGGGCCGGGACTTCGACAATGGTCGCAAAATGTTTGGCGCTGCCGCCTGCTATGCCTGCCACCGTTTTGGCAATGCCGGCGGCATGAATGGACCTGACCTCACCGGTGCCGGCGGACGTTACAGCCCGCACGATCTGCTGGATCAAATCATCAATCCAAGCAAGGAGATCAACGAGCAGTTTGCCCCCATCGTGGTCACCAAGAACAATGGTGAAGTGTTCAGCGGCGTGGTGGTCAATCTCAGCGGTGACAGCGTCACTCTGAACACGGACCTCAGCGACCCCAACCAGCGTACCAATGTGGACCGCAAAGAGGTGAAAAGCATCGAGCCGAGCAAGGTTTCCCCAATGCCTCCGATGCTGCTGGCCATGCTGAAGAAGGAAGAGATTCTCGACCTCCTCGCCTACGTCCTCAGCGGTGGGGACAAGGCGAACGCGATGTTCAAATAA
- a CDS encoding spermidine/putrescine ABC transporter substrate-binding protein gives MMKLFLFLIAALPLAAAETLHVYTWADYVSPEVVEKFEEKHGCKVVVDTFDSNEAMFAKLKAGASGYDVIFPTSYMIQVMETESMLLDLDSTLLPNMKHVDPSVLEKIHDRRMKRSVPYTVGYAILACRKDKLPADPDTWKVFEHQSLAGRMTLLDDMRETIGAALKSLGYSINTRDEKQLQEARNVLLKWKPNIAKFDNEGYKAGLDSGEFLLVHGYSGDLFQVAQENSKVRLLIPQQGVTMSCDEMVIPKTAQQPALAHAFINFLLEPDIAAENMEWMGYLCPNLEALKKVSPEFLQNPAVTIPEDIKARSEVIQDLGADLAKYTRVWDAVKK, from the coding sequence ATGATGAAGTTGTTCCTATTCCTGATCGCGGCGCTGCCTCTGGCCGCAGCCGAGACTCTGCATGTTTATACCTGGGCCGACTATGTCTCGCCTGAGGTTGTGGAGAAGTTCGAAGAGAAGCATGGCTGCAAGGTGGTGGTGGACACCTTTGATTCGAATGAGGCAATGTTTGCCAAGCTGAAGGCGGGCGCTTCCGGTTACGATGTGATCTTTCCCACCAGCTACATGATCCAGGTGATGGAGACGGAGAGCATGCTGCTGGATCTCGACAGCACCCTGCTGCCTAACATGAAGCATGTCGATCCATCGGTCCTGGAAAAGATCCATGACCGCCGCATGAAACGCAGTGTGCCCTACACGGTGGGCTATGCCATCCTGGCCTGCCGCAAGGACAAGCTGCCCGCAGATCCAGACACTTGGAAGGTCTTTGAGCACCAGTCCCTGGCTGGCCGCATGACGCTGCTGGATGACATGCGCGAGACCATCGGTGCCGCGCTGAAAAGCCTGGGCTACAGCATCAATACACGCGATGAAAAACAGCTTCAGGAAGCCCGTAACGTGTTGCTGAAATGGAAGCCCAACATCGCCAAATTTGACAACGAAGGTTACAAGGCGGGGCTCGACTCGGGCGAGTTCCTGCTCGTTCATGGTTATAGCGGCGACCTTTTTCAGGTGGCCCAGGAGAACAGCAAAGTCCGCCTGCTGATTCCCCAGCAGGGGGTGACGATGAGCTGCGATGAGATGGTGATTCCAAAGACGGCTCAGCAGCCAGCCCTGGCCCATGCCTTCATCAACTTCCTTCTCGAACCTGACATCGCGGCGGAGAACATGGAGTGGATGGGCTACCTTTGCCCCAACCTGGAAGCGCTGAAAAAAGTGAGCCCGGAGTTCCTGCAAAATCCGGCGGTGACCATTCCGGAAGACATCAAGGCCAGGAGCGAAGTCATCCAGGATCTGGGGGCAGATCTGGCGAAGTACACCCGTGTCTGGGATGCCGTGAAGAAGTGA
- a CDS encoding 50S ribosomal protein L11 methyltransferase, producing MFVWSKLSSEKWSDAWEERFAGNTALNLVITTVPGRTTIRVEAYAEKRKEVLAVQKMFGGSVREIKNRNWAALSAGAMPPIQVRGKLVICSARTAAELKKAQSEHAGKEVIGIPADMAFGTGHHATTATVLRMLVDAAAPLQGRPWKMADLGCGSGILAIAAAKLRATKIWGCDFDPKAVEVSVDNAKRNGTPDIKFTETDILKWKAREQYDIVIANIFYDILEAGFPQIVRAVKPGGTLMVSGILKTQATPCLAVATALGIRWERIVTRGKWVSATGILPA from the coding sequence ATGTTCGTTTGGTCCAAGCTGTCGTCGGAAAAATGGAGCGATGCCTGGGAGGAACGTTTCGCAGGCAATACCGCCCTGAATTTGGTCATCACCACCGTCCCTGGGCGAACCACGATCCGCGTGGAAGCCTACGCGGAGAAGCGCAAGGAAGTCCTGGCTGTGCAGAAAATGTTTGGCGGCAGCGTCCGTGAAATTAAAAACCGCAACTGGGCAGCCCTTTCTGCTGGTGCCATGCCCCCGATTCAGGTGCGAGGCAAACTGGTCATTTGCAGTGCCCGAACAGCAGCCGAGCTCAAAAAAGCCCAGTCGGAGCACGCGGGAAAAGAAGTCATCGGCATCCCTGCGGACATGGCTTTCGGAACAGGACACCATGCCACGACGGCCACTGTGCTGCGCATGCTGGTGGATGCGGCGGCACCCCTTCAGGGACGTCCTTGGAAAATGGCCGATCTGGGCTGCGGGAGCGGCATCCTCGCCATCGCCGCTGCCAAACTCAGAGCCACGAAAATTTGGGGCTGCGATTTTGACCCCAAGGCTGTGGAAGTCTCTGTGGACAATGCCAAGCGCAATGGCACCCCGGACATCAAGTTTACCGAAACCGACATTCTGAAGTGGAAGGCCCGCGAGCAATACGACATCGTCATTGCCAATATCTTTTACGACATCCTAGAAGCGGGGTTTCCCCAGATCGTCCGCGCTGTGAAGCCTGGCGGCACACTCATGGTTTCTGGCATTTTAAAAACCCAGGCCACCCCGTGCCTGGCCGTGGCCACCGCCTTGGGAATCCGTTGGGAGCGCATCGTCACCCGAGGCAAGTGGGTGTCAGCCACCGGTATTTTGCCCGCCTGA
- a CDS encoding deoxycytidylate deaminase gives MPNSKTRLTIPEYAMALAHVASLRSEDPFRKVGAVAIDYDNRVIGTAYNGLAPGYNADPEFWIDRDDRRKYMLHAEVNLCSLFTRGNVKLVACTTKPCTSCMQMLCAYGIKEVYYRDDYPESEADAIASRYSIQLVQLTDYPQVVSPFDQSPG, from the coding sequence ATGCCAAATTCCAAGACCCGACTGACGATCCCTGAATACGCGATGGCACTGGCCCACGTTGCCAGCCTGCGATCTGAGGATCCCTTTCGCAAGGTCGGGGCCGTGGCCATTGATTATGACAACCGCGTCATTGGCACCGCCTACAACGGTTTGGCCCCCGGCTACAACGCTGATCCAGAATTTTGGATCGACCGCGATGACCGCCGCAAATACATGCTCCATGCGGAGGTGAATCTGTGCAGCCTGTTTACCCGTGGCAATGTGAAGCTGGTGGCCTGCACGACCAAACCCTGCACGAGTTGCATGCAGATGCTCTGCGCCTACGGCATCAAGGAAGTCTATTATCGCGATGACTACCCGGAATCCGAGGCCGATGCGATTGCCAGTCGTTACAGCATTCAACTGGTTCAACTGACCGACTATCCTCAGGTGGTTTCCCCTTTCGACCAGTCACCGGGCTGA